The genomic stretch GCAACGTCCACGGCAAGGTCACCGCGCGTCACCAGGGTGGCGGGCACAAGCGTGCCTACCGCCTGATCGACTTCCGCCGGGCGGACAAGGACGGCGTGCCGGCCAAGGTCGCGCACATCGAGTACGACCCGAACCGCACCTCGCGGATCGCACTGCTGCACTACGCCGACGGCGAGAAGCGCTACATCATCGCGCCGGCCCGGCTCAAGCAGGGCGACACCGTCGAGTGCGGCCCCGCGGCCGACATCAAGCCCGGCAACAACCTGCCGCTGCGGAACATCCCCGTCGGCACCGTCGTTCATGCCATCGAGCTCCGTCCCGGTGGCGGCGCGAAGATCGCCCGTTCCGCGGGGACCAGCGTCCAGCTGGTCGCCCGTGAGGGTCGTTTCGCGCAGCTGCGCATGCCGTCGGGCGAGATCCGCAACGTCGACGTCCGCTGCCGGGCGACCGTCGGCGAGGTGGGCAACGCCGAGCAGTCCAACATCAACTGGGGCAAGGCCGGCCGCATGCGGTGGAAGGGCAAGCGCCCGACCGTCCGCGGGGTCGCCATGAACCCCGTCGACCACCCGCACGGTGGTGGTGAGGGCAAGACCTCCGGTGGTCGCCACCCGGTGAACCCGAAGGGCAAGCCGGAGGGCCGGACGCGCAAGCGGAAGGCCAGTGACGCCCTGATCGTGCGCCGCCGGCGCACCAACAAGAAGCGCTGAGCCCGGGTTCCCCGGCGGTTATGGAGAGTCCGTTATGCCACGCAGCCTGAAGAAGGGCCCGTTCGTCGACGACCACCTGCTCGCCAAGGTGGACGCGCAGAACGCCAAGGGCACCAAGAACGTGATCCGCACCTGGTCGCGTCGTTCCACGATCATCCCGGACATGCTCGGCCACACCCTGGCCGTGCACGACGGCCGCAAGCACGTCCCGGTCTTCGTGACCGAGGCGATGGTCGGGCACAAGCTCGGCGAGTTCGCGCCCACGCGCACCTTCCGTGGGCACGTCAAGGACGACCGCCGGTCCCGTCGGGGCTGAGAGCGCGGCTGACCAGGTAGAGAGAGATTTCGATGACTTCCCAGTTGGGACAGGAGGCGCCGGTCGCCCGGGCTACGGCCCGGTTCGTCCGCGTGACCCCCATGAAGGCCCGCCGGGTGGTGGACCTGATCCGCTACCTGCCGACCGACGAGGCCCTGGCCCTGCTCCGCTTCGCGCCGCAGAGCGCCAGCGAGCCGGTCGCCAAGGTCGTCGCCAGCGCGGTGGCCAACGCCGAGCACAACCTGCAGCTGGACCCGGCCGCCCTGGTGGTCAGCGCCGCATACGTCGACGAGGGCCCCACGCTCAAGCGGATCCGTCCGCGGGCGCAGGGCCGGGCGTTCCGCATCAACAAGCGGACCAGCCACATCACGGTCGAGGTGAGCGAGGTGGCCACCAGCGACGTCCTCGCGCAGAAGTCGCGCAAGGCCCGCCGGGACACCGGCCAGTCCGGACCGGCCACCCAGCAGACCGGTCGTCAGAGCAACACGAGGGGAGGGACCCGCTAGTGGGTCAGAAGGTCAACCCGCACGGGTTCCGTCTCGGGATCACCACCGACTACAAGTCCCGGTGGTACGCGGACAAGCTGTACAAGGACTACGTCAAGGAAGACGTCGCGATCCGCAAGCTCATGTCCAAGGGCATGGAGCGGGCCGGCATCTCCAAGGTGGAGATCGAGCGCACCCGTGACCGGGTCCGCGTCGACATCCACACCGCCCGCCCGGGCATCGTCATCGGCCGCCGCGGCGCCGAGGCCGACCGCATCCGCGGCGAGCTCGAGAAGCTCACCGGCAAGCAGGTGCAGCTGAACATCCTCGAGGTCAAGAACCCGGAGTCGGACGCGCAGCTGGTCGCCCAGGGCGTCGCCGAGCAGCTCTCCTCCCGCGTGAGCTTCCGCCGTGCCATGCGCAAGGCCATGCAGTCCGCCCAGCGCAGCCCGCAGGTCAAGGGCATCCGGGTGCAGTGCTCCGGCCGCCTGGGCGGCACGGAGATGAGCCGGTCGGAGTTCTACCGCGAGGGCCGGGTCCCGCTGCACACGCTGCGCGCGAACATCGACTACGGCATCTACGAGGCCCGCACCACCTTCGGCCGCATCGGCGTGAAGGTGTGGATCTACAAGGGTGACGTCAGCGGCTCGCGTGCCGAGCGCGCGGCCCTGGAGGCCCTGGCCGAGCGGCAGCAGCGCCGCGAGCGCTCGCAGCGCCCGCAGCGTCGCTCGGGTTCGTCGGGCACCACCGCCGGCGGCACCGAGGCCGGCCGCGCCGCAGTGGAGTCCTCGACCGGACCTGCCGCGGACACCGCCGAGAGCACCGTCGCCGTCACCTCCGGCGACGTGGCTCCCGAGACGACCGTCGCCGAGGTCGCCGGTCCGGAGGCCACCTCCACTCTGGAGAACGTGGCCGCCGAGACCGCCGCCACCGAGGCGACCGAGAACACCAGCACCGAAGAGCAGGGGAGCTGACACCATGCTCATCCCACGGCGCGTGAAGCACCGCAAGCAGCACCACCCCGACCGTGGCGGTCGCGCCAAGGGCGGGACGGCGATCAACTTCGGCGAGTACGCCATCCAGGCCCTCGAGCCGGCGTACGTCACCAACCGGCAGATCGAGTCCGCTCGTATCGCCATGACCCGCCACATCAAGCGTGGCGGCAAGGTGTGGATCTCGATCTACCCCGACCGCCCGCTCACCAAGAAGCCCGCCGAGACCCGCATGGGTTCCGGCAAGGGCTCGCCCGAGTGGTGGGTCGCCAACGTGAAGCCGGGACGGATCATGTTCGAGCTGTCCGGTGTCGCCGAGCCCGTGGCCCGCGAGGCCATGCGCCGCGCGATCCACAAGCTCCCCATGAAGTGCCGCTTCATCACGCGTGAAGGAGAAGTGTGATGGCCGCCGGTCTGACCGCTCCCCAGCTGCGCGAGCTCTCTGCCGACGAGCTCGCCTCGCGGCTGCGCGAGGCGAAGGAAGAACTGTTCAACCTGCGTTTCCAGGTGGCCACCGGCCAGCTGGACAACAACCGGCGACTGCAGACCGTCCGCCGCGACATCGCCCGGATCTACACGATCATGCGCGAGCGCGAGCTGGGTCTCTCGGTCGCCCCGAGTGAGGGTGTGGCATGAGCGAGACCCAGGAAGCGACGGGTCCCGGCCTGGCCGGCCGCGGGTACCGAAAGGTCCGCGAGGGCCTCGTCGTCAGCGACAAGATGGAGAAGACCATCGTCGTCGAGGTCGAGGACCGCGTGAAGCACGGTCTGTACGGCAAGGTCATCCGCCGTACGAGCAAGCTGAAGGCCCATGACGAGCAGAACGTCGCCGGGATCGGCGACCGCGTGCAGATCATGGAGACCCGGCCGACGTCGGCCACGAAGCGGTGGCGGCTCGTCCAGGTCGTCGAGAAGGCCAAGTAAGGAGGCGGCCCTCCGGGGCCGCGGCACGCGGTACGTCAGGGGCAGGTACCCTGGACGACTGGCGCGCACCGCACTCTCACCACGGGGTGTGCGCCGCATCCCGGTTCCCGTGCTTCGGACGCACCGGCGGCCCCGCCGCCGGTGCGTCCGCACGCGGGGAATCGGACAGCCGGTTCACCGATCCGGCCCGGCTGTCACCACAAGTATTTGGGAGTTGGACGTGATCCAGCAGGAGTCGCGACTGCGTGTCGCCGACAACACCGGTGCGAAGGAGATCCTCTGCATCCGGGTGCTCGGCGGCTCGGGGCGACGCTACGCGGGCATCGGTGACGTGATCGTCGCCACCGTGAAGGATGCGCTGCCCGGCGCCGGTGTGAAGCGCGGTGACGTGGTCAAGGCCGTCGTCGTGCGCACCGTGAAGGAGCGCCGTCGTCCCGACGGTTCCTACATCCGCTTCGACGAGAACGCCGCGGTGATCATCCGCGACAGCGGCGACCCGCGCGGGACGCGCATCTTCGGCCCCGTCGGCCGGGAGCTCCGCGACAAGCGCTTCATGCGGATCATCTCGCTGGCACCGGAGGTGCTCTGACCATGAGCGACAAGAAGAAGACCCCCTCCATGAAGGTCAAGAAGGGCGACACCGTCCTCGTTCTGTCCGGCAAGGACAAGGGCGCGAAGGGTCGCGTCATCGCCGCCTACCCGAAGCTCCAGCGCGTGCTGGTCGAGGGCGTCGGCCGGGTCAAGAAGCACACCCGCATCAGCTCCACGCAGCGCGGTGCCCAGCAGGGCGGGATCGTCACGCAGGAGGCTCCCATCCACGTGAGCAACGTGATGGTGATCGACTCCGAGGACAAGCCGACCCGGGTCGGCTACCGCAAGGACGAAGAAGGCCGCAGCATCCGGGTCTCGCGGCGCACCGGTAAGGACCTCTGATCCCCATGAGCGCACCGACCACCGAGCGCGAGCTGCCCCGCATGCTCGCCTACTACCGCGAGACCATCGCGCCGGCGCTGCAGTCGGAGTTCAACTACGACAACGTCATGCAGATCCCGCGGCTGACGAAGATCGTCGTCAACATGGGCGTCGGCGAGGCCACTCGCGACGCCAAGCTGATGGACGGCGCCGTCCGCGACCTGACCGCGATCACCGGTCAGAAGCCGGCCGTCGTCCGGGCCCGCAAGTCCATCGCGCAGTTCAAGCTGCGCGAGGGCATGCCGATCGGCGCGAAGGTCACCCTCCGCGGCGACCGGATGTGGGAGTTCCTGGACCGGCTCCTGTCGCTGGCCCTGCCGCGTATCCGTGACTTCCGCGGCCTGAACGCCAAGCAGTTCGACGGCCACGGCAACTACACGTTCGGCCTCACGGAGCAGTCGATGTTCCGCGAGATCGACGTCGACAAGATCGACCGGCAGCGCGGCATGGACATCACGCTGGTCACCACCGCGACGAACGACGACGAGGGTCGCGAGCTGCTCCGCCAGCTCGGTTTCCCCTTCGCGGGCCAGCCCGTCGTCACCACCATCCGCTGAGCCGGTAGGAGACACCACCATGGCCAAGAAGGCTCTGATCGAGAAGGCGAACCGCAAGCCGAAGTTCGCGGTCCGCGGCTACACCCGCTGCCAGCGGTGCGGTCGCCCGCACTCGGTGTTCCGCAAGTTCGGCCTCTGCCGGATCTGCCTGCGGGAGATGGCCCACGCCGGGGAGCTCCCGGGCGTGCGCAAGTCCAGCTGGTGAAGGACCCGGCTGCCCCCCACGACACGCTCCGCGCGCCGCGGGTCCCTGCAGCCGGGCCGT from Blastococcus sp. PRF04-17 encodes the following:
- the rpmC gene encoding 50S ribosomal protein L29, translated to MAAGLTAPQLRELSADELASRLREAKEELFNLRFQVATGQLDNNRRLQTVRRDIARIYTIMRERELGLSVAPSEGVA
- the rplE gene encoding 50S ribosomal protein L5 — translated: MSAPTTERELPRMLAYYRETIAPALQSEFNYDNVMQIPRLTKIVVNMGVGEATRDAKLMDGAVRDLTAITGQKPAVVRARKSIAQFKLREGMPIGAKVTLRGDRMWEFLDRLLSLALPRIRDFRGLNAKQFDGHGNYTFGLTEQSMFREIDVDKIDRQRGMDITLVTTATNDDEGRELLRQLGFPFAGQPVVTTIR
- the rplP gene encoding 50S ribosomal protein L16, with product MLIPRRVKHRKQHHPDRGGRAKGGTAINFGEYAIQALEPAYVTNRQIESARIAMTRHIKRGGKVWISIYPDRPLTKKPAETRMGSGKGSPEWWVANVKPGRIMFELSGVAEPVAREAMRRAIHKLPMKCRFITREGEV
- the rpsC gene encoding 30S ribosomal protein S3 → MGQKVNPHGFRLGITTDYKSRWYADKLYKDYVKEDVAIRKLMSKGMERAGISKVEIERTRDRVRVDIHTARPGIVIGRRGAEADRIRGELEKLTGKQVQLNILEVKNPESDAQLVAQGVAEQLSSRVSFRRAMRKAMQSAQRSPQVKGIRVQCSGRLGGTEMSRSEFYREGRVPLHTLRANIDYGIYEARTTFGRIGVKVWIYKGDVSGSRAERAALEALAERQQRRERSQRPQRRSGSSGTTAGGTEAGRAAVESSTGPAADTAESTVAVTSGDVAPETTVAEVAGPEATSTLENVAAETAATEATENTSTEEQGS
- the rpsS gene encoding 30S ribosomal protein S19, whose translation is MPRSLKKGPFVDDHLLAKVDAQNAKGTKNVIRTWSRRSTIIPDMLGHTLAVHDGRKHVPVFVTEAMVGHKLGEFAPTRTFRGHVKDDRRSRRG
- a CDS encoding type Z 30S ribosomal protein S14, which gives rise to MAKKALIEKANRKPKFAVRGYTRCQRCGRPHSVFRKFGLCRICLREMAHAGELPGVRKSSW
- the rpsQ gene encoding 30S ribosomal protein S17; amino-acid sequence: MSETQEATGPGLAGRGYRKVREGLVVSDKMEKTIVVEVEDRVKHGLYGKVIRRTSKLKAHDEQNVAGIGDRVQIMETRPTSATKRWRLVQVVEKAK
- the rplN gene encoding 50S ribosomal protein L14; amino-acid sequence: MIQQESRLRVADNTGAKEILCIRVLGGSGRRYAGIGDVIVATVKDALPGAGVKRGDVVKAVVVRTVKERRRPDGSYIRFDENAAVIIRDSGDPRGTRIFGPVGRELRDKRFMRIISLAPEVL
- the rplV gene encoding 50S ribosomal protein L22; the encoded protein is MTSQLGQEAPVARATARFVRVTPMKARRVVDLIRYLPTDEALALLRFAPQSASEPVAKVVASAVANAEHNLQLDPAALVVSAAYVDEGPTLKRIRPRAQGRAFRINKRTSHITVEVSEVATSDVLAQKSRKARRDTGQSGPATQQTGRQSNTRGGTR
- the rplB gene encoding 50S ribosomal protein L2 codes for the protein MAIRKYKPTTPGRRGSSVADFAEVTRDHPEKSLVRPLHGRGGRNVHGKVTARHQGGGHKRAYRLIDFRRADKDGVPAKVAHIEYDPNRTSRIALLHYADGEKRYIIAPARLKQGDTVECGPAADIKPGNNLPLRNIPVGTVVHAIELRPGGGAKIARSAGTSVQLVAREGRFAQLRMPSGEIRNVDVRCRATVGEVGNAEQSNINWGKAGRMRWKGKRPTVRGVAMNPVDHPHGGGEGKTSGGRHPVNPKGKPEGRTRKRKASDALIVRRRRTNKKR
- the rplX gene encoding 50S ribosomal protein L24, producing MSDKKKTPSMKVKKGDTVLVLSGKDKGAKGRVIAAYPKLQRVLVEGVGRVKKHTRISSTQRGAQQGGIVTQEAPIHVSNVMVIDSEDKPTRVGYRKDEEGRSIRVSRRTGKDL